Proteins from a genomic interval of Piscinibacter sp. HJYY11:
- a CDS encoding HD-GYP domain-containing protein, with the protein MNAPAGTASTDAVNPHYLNHVVKTSETHDVAVSEDILTGNGIKLLAKGARIDASTRERLLRHKLAKPLEDCIEIVNGIIPARFEPVAAALLAKHPLLNALCESDRARAIPASLGSLTLSMPMQSLLTVYGQQQEERVEHAVGVSMLAMALGRRLLPGEIDRHRMLATAGLVHDVGELYIDPALVRKGTRLDTQQWRHIAAHPLIASRVLRDMVGAGKDIADTVLMHHERLDGFGYPQGVKGEALSLNGQILAASEWLMGLVESGVTPLLRASMAARLVPGEFAPALLDAVSSAARTAPDMPIELASAPPLEQMVPRILRIAGTLERFHGERGWIEQQILSANAPVRLVLESGLQRIQRIRASFSSTGLDTGNPVQIVSELASLQDARVYAEIVTLVGEMEWRMRELEREQRLRAGQLDASGQSLIAELVGRLKGPKTPAVAATG; encoded by the coding sequence ATGAATGCCCCTGCCGGAACCGCGTCGACCGATGCGGTGAACCCGCATTACCTCAACCACGTCGTCAAGACCTCGGAAACGCACGACGTGGCGGTGTCCGAGGACATCCTCACCGGCAACGGCATCAAGCTCCTCGCCAAGGGCGCACGCATCGACGCCAGCACGCGCGAGCGATTGCTGCGCCACAAGCTGGCCAAGCCCCTCGAGGATTGCATCGAGATCGTCAACGGCATCATCCCGGCCCGCTTCGAGCCGGTGGCGGCGGCGCTGCTCGCCAAGCACCCGCTGCTCAATGCCTTGTGCGAAAGCGACCGGGCGCGCGCCATTCCAGCCTCGCTCGGGAGCCTGACGCTCTCGATGCCCATGCAGTCGCTGCTCACGGTCTACGGGCAGCAGCAGGAAGAGCGTGTCGAGCACGCCGTGGGCGTGTCTATGCTGGCCATGGCGCTCGGCCGCCGGCTGCTGCCCGGCGAGATCGACCGCCACCGCATGCTCGCGACCGCCGGCCTCGTGCACGACGTCGGCGAGCTGTACATCGACCCCGCGCTCGTGCGCAAAGGCACGCGCCTCGATACGCAGCAGTGGCGCCACATCGCCGCGCACCCCTTGATCGCCAGCCGCGTGCTGCGCGACATGGTCGGTGCCGGCAAGGACATCGCCGACACCGTGCTGATGCACCACGAGCGGCTCGATGGTTTCGGCTACCCGCAAGGGGTGAAGGGCGAGGCCTTGTCGCTCAACGGGCAGATCCTCGCCGCGTCGGAGTGGCTCATGGGGCTCGTGGAATCGGGCGTCACGCCCTTGCTGCGCGCGAGCATGGCCGCACGACTGGTGCCCGGAGAGTTCGCGCCGGCGCTGCTCGATGCCGTGTCGTCGGCCGCCCGCACCGCGCCCGACATGCCGATCGAGCTGGCCTCGGCACCGCCGCTGGAGCAAATGGTGCCGCGCATCCTGCGCATCGCCGGCACGCTCGAGCGCTTCCACGGGGAGCGCGGGTGGATCGAGCAACAGATCCTGTCGGCGAACGCGCCGGTGCGTCTCGTCCTCGAGTCGGGTTTGCAGCGCATCCAGCGCATCCGGGCGTCGTTCTCGAGCACCGGGCTCGACACCGGCAACCCGGTGCAGATCGTGTCGGAACTGGCGTCTTTGCAAGACGCGCGGGTCTATGCCGAAATCGTCACGCTCGTCGGCGAGATGGAGTGGCGCATGCGCGAGCTCGAGCGCGAACAGCGCCTGCGCGCCGGCCAGCTCGATGCTTCGGGCCAGTCCCTCATCGCCGAATTGGTCGGCCGCCTGAAAGGCCCGAAGACCCCAGCGGTCGCAGCGACCGGCTGA
- a CDS encoding glycoside hydrolase 100 family protein translates to MSHPYLHHQGADHATSLVEECSARSLQLLRDNLTPQGILAASRTEAAEARSYTRIFGRDAAICVLAMAGTGDEALEHGAVASIESLAQLQAPNGQIPKYVDPAGQDADFWYLGCIDATLWWLIAIDHVRRHSRIGGLEKRWGDEIRRALQWLLAQEHQRFFLLQQNEASDWADIMPRSGFVLYTNALWYRVKLLYELPNLEQTHYHFNHLFHPFKKDLPEYRRGRLLGHYARRGLRDPGLYLSFVNLSFAGEEGDVFGNLLAVLYGLADESMAREIIQTFNEARASDPYPIRVVTHPIQPDDELWRAYMNRHKQNQPHQYHNGGIWPFVGGFWAMALAQLGKKEAARHELEKLAQVCSLDGWRFTEWFHGQTLQPMGMAGQSWNAATFLMAQQALA, encoded by the coding sequence GTGAGCCACCCCTATCTGCACCACCAGGGCGCCGACCACGCCACCTCGCTGGTCGAGGAATGCAGCGCCCGCTCGCTGCAGCTGCTGCGCGACAACCTCACGCCGCAGGGCATCCTTGCCGCCAGCCGCACCGAGGCCGCCGAGGCCCGCAGCTACACCCGCATCTTCGGCCGCGATGCCGCCATCTGCGTGCTGGCGATGGCCGGCACCGGCGACGAGGCGCTGGAGCACGGCGCCGTGGCAAGCATCGAATCGCTCGCCCAGTTGCAGGCGCCCAACGGGCAGATCCCGAAATACGTCGACCCGGCCGGCCAGGACGCCGACTTCTGGTACCTCGGCTGCATCGACGCCACGCTCTGGTGGCTGATCGCCATCGACCATGTGCGCCGCCACAGCCGCATCGGCGGGCTCGAGAAACGCTGGGGCGACGAGATCCGGCGTGCGCTGCAGTGGCTGCTGGCGCAGGAACACCAGCGCTTCTTTCTTTTGCAGCAAAACGAGGCCAGCGACTGGGCCGACATCATGCCCCGCTCAGGCTTCGTGCTGTACACGAATGCCCTCTGGTACCGGGTGAAGCTGCTGTACGAACTGCCCAACCTGGAGCAGACGCACTACCACTTCAACCACCTGTTCCACCCGTTCAAGAAAGACCTGCCCGAATACCGGCGCGGCCGGCTGCTCGGCCACTACGCGCGCCGCGGGCTGCGCGACCCGGGCCTGTACCTGAGCTTCGTGAACCTCTCGTTCGCGGGCGAGGAGGGCGATGTCTTCGGCAACCTGCTGGCGGTGCTGTACGGGCTGGCCGACGAGTCGATGGCGCGCGAGATCATCCAGACCTTCAACGAGGCCCGGGCGTCGGACCCATACCCCATCCGCGTTGTCACGCACCCGATCCAGCCCGACGACGAGCTGTGGCGGGCCTACATGAACCGCCACAAGCAGAACCAGCCGCACCAGTACCACAACGGCGGCATCTGGCCCTTCGTTGGCGGCTTCTGGGCCATGGCCCTGGCCCAGCTGGGCAAGAAGGAGGCCGCCCGCCACGAACTGGAAAAGCTCGCACAGGTGTGCAGCCTTGACGGCTGGCGCTTCACCGAGTGGTTCCACGGCCAGACCTTGCAGCCCATGGGCATGGCCGGCCAGAGCTGGAACGCGGCCACGTTTCTCATGGCGCAACAGGCGCTCGCCTGA
- the glgA gene encoding glycogen synthase GlgA produces MKVLFVTPECAPWVKTGGLGDVSAALPAALSEQGHDVRVLMPAYRPLAQLVLEGSQRLALPAEDVWPAAELVRVASVGFSLWLLDCPSLFDLPGGPYGDEKGVDHASNAERFGFLSHVAARTASGASPWKDWRADVLHANDWPTGLAAAYLKRMPAPQARSMFTIHNLAFQGNFPADRQAALGLPDEWMQVEGEGLLHWGQISMMKAALRHADVITTVSPTYAREIQEEALGFGMDGMLRARSKDLHGILNGIDTRVWNPVSDPLIPVRYGAGCLDDKAANREALQVELGLSATHAAPLFGVVSRLTDQKGIDLILANLPWLLKQGAQLAVLGSGEARYEQQLRDAAQAYPAQVAVRTDFNERLAHVIEAGVDVFLMPSRFEPCGLNQMYSQAYGTLPVVRATGGLADSVKDASAPDGTGFVFQEDSADALRETLMRVLRVWRDPAAWRGLQQRAMAQSFGWPQSAQRYAALYRQTNGQTNGQTKGDSHAGFQGKPRAARSGRR; encoded by the coding sequence CTGAAGGTCCTGTTCGTCACCCCCGAATGCGCTCCCTGGGTCAAGACCGGCGGCCTGGGTGACGTGAGCGCAGCGCTGCCTGCGGCGCTTTCCGAGCAGGGGCACGACGTGCGGGTGCTGATGCCCGCCTACCGCCCGCTGGCGCAGCTGGTGCTCGAAGGCTCGCAGCGCCTGGCGCTGCCCGCAGAAGACGTGTGGCCGGCTGCGGAGCTGGTGCGGGTGGCCAGCGTGGGCTTCAGCCTCTGGTTGCTCGACTGTCCGTCGCTGTTCGACCTGCCCGGTGGCCCATATGGCGACGAGAAGGGCGTCGACCATGCGAGCAACGCCGAGCGCTTCGGCTTCCTGAGCCACGTGGCGGCGCGCACCGCCTCGGGGGCCTCGCCGTGGAAGGACTGGCGCGCCGACGTGCTGCACGCCAACGACTGGCCGACGGGCCTGGCCGCGGCCTACCTGAAGCGCATGCCCGCGCCGCAGGCCCGCAGCATGTTCACCATCCACAACCTCGCGTTCCAGGGCAACTTCCCGGCCGACCGCCAGGCGGCGCTCGGCCTGCCCGACGAGTGGATGCAGGTCGAGGGCGAGGGCCTCCTGCACTGGGGCCAGATCTCGATGATGAAGGCCGCCCTGCGCCACGCCGACGTCATCACCACCGTGAGCCCGACCTACGCGCGCGAGATCCAGGAAGAAGCGCTCGGCTTCGGCATGGACGGCATGCTGCGCGCTCGCAGCAAAGACCTGCACGGCATCCTCAACGGCATCGACACGCGGGTGTGGAACCCGGTGAGCGACCCGCTCATCCCGGTGCGCTACGGCGCCGGCTGCCTCGACGACAAGGCGGCGAACCGCGAGGCCCTGCAGGTGGAGCTCGGCCTCTCGGCCACGCACGCGGCACCGCTCTTCGGCGTGGTGAGCCGGCTCACCGACCAGAAAGGCATCGACCTCATCCTCGCCAACCTGCCATGGCTCCTGAAGCAGGGCGCGCAGCTCGCCGTGCTGGGCAGCGGCGAGGCGCGCTACGAGCAACAGCTGCGGGACGCCGCGCAGGCCTACCCGGCCCAGGTGGCGGTGCGCACCGATTTCAACGAACGGCTCGCCCACGTCATCGAGGCGGGGGTGGATGTGTTCCTCATGCCGTCGCGCTTCGAGCCCTGTGGCCTGAACCAGATGTACAGCCAGGCCTACGGCACGCTGCCGGTGGTGCGGGCAACCGGTGGCCTGGCCGATTCGGTGAAGGATGCGTCGGCGCCCGACGGCACCGGCTTCGTCTTCCAGGAAGACAGCGCCGATGCCCTGCGCGAGACGCTGATGCGGGTGCTGCGGGTGTGGCGCGACCCCGCGGCCTGGCGTGGCTTGCAGCAGCGCGCGATGGCGCAGTCGTTTGGCTGGCCGCAGAGCGCGCAGCGCTACGCGGCGCTCTATCGTCAAACGAATGGCCAGACGAATGGCCAGACGAAAGGCGACAGCCACGCGGGCTTTCAGGGCAAGCCGAGGGCGGCCCGCTCAGGCCGCCGCTGA
- a CDS encoding RecQ family ATP-dependent DNA helicase, which produces MARSQKKPRPAGPPSARLLSRTLKTTFGLDHLREGQQAVIERVLAGRDTLAVMPTGAGKSLCYQLPALLIEGRTVVVSPLIALMKDQCDKLAQQGVAAVQVNSALDGTESREALAAVADGTARIVFTTPEQLANAGFREQLQQHPIGLLVVDEAHCVSQWGHDFRPAYLEIADAAQALGRPTLLALTATATDEVTRDICQQLAIPAAGVFNTGVYRPNLHYTVELVTDDTHKLERLKALLVGLEGSGIVYCATVKAAEAVHEALLLARESVALYHGRLKADERRAAQDAFMEGRARVMVATNAFGLGIDKPDTRFVLHWQMPAGLDAYYQESGRAGRDGEPATCTLLFLQRDKAVQQFFMAGRYPGLDELDALYAELLRAPGQTLAQLVERLDIPRTKLQVAVSLLRRLRIVGSDADGQLRLLKETLDSQTLHRLASEYQARRENDRAKLEQMVDYAQSGHCRWRVLLQHLEGEASPGDCGTCDTCRRLAQHQAELKRESAAA; this is translated from the coding sequence GTGGCGCGCAGCCAGAAGAAGCCCCGGCCCGCGGGGCCCCCCTCGGCGCGGCTGCTGTCGCGCACGCTGAAAACCACCTTCGGCCTCGACCATCTGCGCGAAGGCCAGCAAGCGGTGATCGAGCGGGTGCTGGCCGGGCGAGACACCCTTGCCGTCATGCCCACCGGCGCGGGCAAGTCGCTCTGCTACCAGCTGCCGGCGCTGCTGATCGAGGGGCGCACGGTGGTCGTCTCGCCGCTCATCGCGCTGATGAAGGACCAGTGCGACAAGCTCGCGCAGCAAGGCGTGGCGGCGGTACAGGTCAACAGCGCGCTCGACGGCACCGAGAGCCGCGAGGCCCTGGCCGCGGTGGCCGACGGCACGGCCCGCATCGTCTTCACCACGCCCGAGCAGCTGGCGAACGCGGGCTTTCGCGAGCAGCTGCAGCAGCACCCCATCGGCCTGCTGGTCGTCGACGAGGCGCATTGCGTCTCGCAATGGGGCCACGACTTCCGCCCGGCCTACCTGGAGATCGCCGACGCGGCCCAGGCGCTCGGCCGCCCCACCCTGCTCGCTCTCACCGCCACCGCGACCGACGAGGTCACCCGAGACATCTGCCAGCAGCTGGCCATCCCGGCGGCGGGCGTCTTCAACACCGGCGTGTACCGGCCCAACCTGCACTACACCGTGGAGCTCGTCACCGACGACACCCACAAGCTCGAGCGCCTGAAGGCCCTGCTCGTGGGGCTGGAAGGTTCGGGCATCGTCTACTGCGCCACGGTCAAGGCCGCCGAGGCGGTGCACGAGGCGCTGCTGCTCGCGCGCGAGTCGGTGGCGCTCTACCACGGCAGGCTCAAGGCCGACGAGCGCCGCGCGGCACAAGACGCCTTCATGGAAGGCCGCGCGCGGGTGATGGTCGCGACCAATGCCTTCGGCCTCGGCATCGACAAGCCCGACACCCGCTTCGTGCTGCACTGGCAGATGCCGGCGGGGCTGGACGCCTACTACCAGGAGTCCGGCCGCGCCGGGCGCGACGGCGAGCCCGCCACCTGCACCCTGCTCTTCCTGCAGCGCGACAAGGCCGTGCAGCAGTTCTTCATGGCCGGCCGCTACCCGGGGCTGGACGAGCTCGACGCGCTCTACGCCGAGCTGCTGCGCGCGCCAGGTCAGACCCTCGCGCAGCTCGTGGAGCGGCTGGACATCCCACGCACCAAGCTGCAGGTGGCGGTGAGCCTGCTGCGCCGGCTGCGCATCGTGGGCAGCGATGCCGACGGCCAGCTGCGCCTGCTCAAGGAAACGCTCGACAGCCAGACGCTGCACCGCCTGGCGAGCGAATACCAGGCACGGCGCGAGAACGACCGCGCCAAGCTCGAGCAGATGGTGGACTACGCGCAGAGCGGACACTGCCGCTGGCGCGTGCTGCTGCAGCACTTGGAGGGCGAGGCGTCGCCGGGCGACTGCGGCACCTGCGACACCTGTCGCCGCCTGGCGCAGCACCAGGCCGAGCTGAAGCGCGAGTCAGCGGCGGCCTGA
- a CDS encoding diguanylate cyclase domain-containing protein: MDERSARHGPWSRPSGWFRSGWLWIVLALVCCTASGLAAYHFAYAVSARSQIAAASQSLRSVSAALGAVLGRHEALPRMLALDPRLSQALAAPTHAAIGEANAYLAEIARSGNLMAAFLIDGRGTALAASNWDRPGSFVGQNYAFRPYFQDALAHGTGRFYAVGATSGEPGYFLASSVQAADGSKGVVVVKVALDSTLRMSGDDAEEVVAVVDEFGVVFLCSDRSWLYRPVEPLSAKDLATLKATQRYGSRLSAAPLHADLLHSLQPVWHRIGDRGWQIVSFKHLRASRSAGWLGALAGVLAAALVMALVLFAWLRRARDVERERSREQLSQSKERLHAVVDNLPVMVCFVSSEQRYVFANALYAQQYGCNARELEGKGVWEVLDPEEYEATQPQMRRALAGETVVFEREYRSMRMYRCFEATYRPEWNHDRTAVTGVHVMTQDVTQTQQRLQDLARLSQLDHLTQLMNRKGFESRLASALSAEPVAGTYLALLFIDLDGFKPVNDTHGHAAGDAVLTAFGQRVARLVREDDVVARLGGDEFAVLLPAIANVGVAERVASAIVTLAQRPFAVEGGLTVHIGASVGVAWRPHDRTIGPQALCHSADAYLYDAKKGGRRTFVIGEALEHTRVDSAEPAATHLKERA, translated from the coding sequence ATGGACGAGAGATCTGCCAGACATGGACCTTGGTCACGCCCGTCCGGCTGGTTCCGGTCGGGCTGGCTGTGGATCGTCCTGGCACTGGTGTGCTGCACGGCCAGCGGGCTCGCGGCCTATCACTTTGCCTACGCGGTATCGGCCCGGTCGCAGATCGCGGCCGCCTCGCAGAGCCTGCGGTCCGTCTCGGCGGCGCTCGGCGCCGTGCTCGGCCGCCACGAGGCGCTGCCGCGCATGCTGGCGCTGGACCCGCGCCTGAGCCAGGCCCTCGCGGCGCCCACCCACGCCGCCATCGGTGAGGCCAATGCCTATCTGGCAGAGATCGCCAGGAGTGGCAACCTCATGGCCGCATTCCTGATCGACGGGCGCGGCACGGCCCTGGCCGCCAGCAACTGGGACCGGCCGGGCTCCTTCGTCGGCCAGAACTATGCGTTCCGGCCGTATTTCCAGGACGCACTGGCCCACGGCACCGGGCGCTTCTATGCAGTCGGCGCGACGTCGGGCGAACCTGGCTACTTTCTTGCAAGCAGCGTGCAGGCAGCCGATGGCTCGAAAGGGGTGGTGGTGGTGAAGGTGGCGCTCGATTCGACGCTCAGGATGTCTGGCGACGACGCAGAGGAGGTCGTGGCGGTCGTCGACGAATTCGGCGTGGTGTTCCTGTGCTCGGACCGTTCATGGCTGTACCGCCCGGTGGAGCCCCTGAGCGCGAAAGACCTGGCCACGCTCAAAGCGACCCAGCGCTACGGCAGCCGGCTGAGCGCTGCGCCCTTGCACGCGGATCTGCTGCACTCGTTGCAACCGGTGTGGCACCGCATCGGCGACCGCGGCTGGCAGATCGTGTCGTTCAAGCACCTGCGCGCGTCACGCTCGGCTGGGTGGCTGGGGGCGCTCGCCGGGGTGCTGGCCGCGGCGCTGGTCATGGCCCTCGTGCTGTTTGCGTGGCTGCGCAGGGCACGCGACGTCGAACGCGAGCGCTCCCGTGAGCAGCTGAGCCAGAGCAAGGAGCGGCTGCATGCGGTCGTCGACAACCTGCCGGTGATGGTGTGCTTCGTCTCCAGCGAGCAGCGCTATGTGTTCGCCAACGCCTTGTATGCGCAACAGTACGGCTGCAACGCCCGCGAGCTCGAAGGCAAGGGCGTGTGGGAGGTGCTCGACCCCGAGGAATACGAGGCCACGCAGCCCCAGATGCGGCGCGCGCTCGCCGGCGAGACGGTGGTCTTCGAGCGCGAGTACCGCAGCATGCGGATGTATCGCTGCTTCGAGGCAACCTACCGGCCCGAGTGGAACCATGACAGGACGGCCGTCACCGGCGTCCACGTGATGACGCAGGACGTGACGCAGACCCAGCAACGCCTGCAAGACCTCGCGCGCCTGTCACAGCTCGACCACCTCACGCAGCTCATGAACCGCAAGGGGTTCGAGAGCCGCCTGGCCTCGGCGCTGTCGGCAGAGCCGGTGGCGGGAACGTACCTGGCCCTGCTGTTCATCGACCTCGATGGCTTCAAGCCGGTCAACGACACCCACGGGCATGCCGCAGGCGACGCGGTGCTGACCGCGTTCGGCCAGCGGGTGGCGCGCCTGGTGCGCGAAGACGACGTCGTCGCCCGCCTGGGCGGCGATGAATTTGCGGTGCTGCTGCCCGCGATCGCCAACGTGGGCGTGGCCGAGCGGGTGGCCAGCGCCATCGTCACACTGGCGCAACGCCCGTTCGCCGTGGAAGGCGGCCTCACGGTGCACATCGGCGCGAGCGTGGGCGTGGCCTGGCGACCGCACGACCGCACCATCGGACCGCAGGCGCTGTGCCACAGCGCCGACGCCTACCTGTACGACGCCAAGAAGGGCGGGCGTCGCACCTTCGTCATCGGTGAAGCGCTCGAACACACTCGGGTCGACTCGGCCGAACCCGCCGCAACCCACCTCAAGGAACGCGCATGA
- a CDS encoding branched-chain amino acid ABC transporter substrate-binding protein, giving the protein MPRFRPALLFASFACAFLLVGCNRIPDTVKIGVAQPMSGPLAALGHDMKNGVQLAIDELNAQGFKIDGKPVKLELVAVDDKSNADEGVRVAESLVEAGVVAVVGHLNSGVSMAAAPVYAKNDIAQLAISTKPEYTQLGHSTTLRLVSNDALQSKALGSYAATLAGASKFAVVDDNTPYGKGLADLAAAEIKKAGKPVALRKSLDDKTTDFNTLVPELKAAGVDVFVTTLADFQVGALIEQLVKAELTSMVVIGGDIKTPKMAQAAMGVRGVYATSPIADAIEFPSGRPFLDKFNSAFKGNPVYGAHYAYDATYVLAAAMRRAGSVDPKKLTAQLKVIDALAPVTNNMRFREDGEQKYGAVGVYKVTRGAWETVTRSADW; this is encoded by the coding sequence ATGCCCCGTTTCCGTCCTGCACTGCTCTTTGCTTCCTTCGCCTGCGCCTTCCTTCTTGTCGGCTGCAACCGCATCCCCGACACCGTCAAGATCGGCGTGGCCCAACCCATGAGCGGCCCGCTCGCGGCGCTGGGCCATGACATGAAGAACGGCGTCCAACTCGCCATCGACGAGCTCAACGCCCAAGGTTTCAAGATCGACGGGAAACCCGTCAAGCTGGAATTGGTGGCCGTGGACGACAAGTCCAATGCCGATGAAGGCGTGCGCGTCGCCGAAAGCCTGGTCGAGGCCGGTGTGGTTGCGGTGGTGGGGCACCTGAATTCCGGGGTCAGCATGGCCGCCGCTCCCGTCTATGCCAAGAACGACATCGCCCAGCTTGCGATCTCGACCAAGCCCGAGTACACCCAGCTCGGCCACTCGACCACGTTGCGCCTGGTGTCCAACGACGCGCTGCAGTCGAAGGCCCTGGGCTCGTATGCGGCCACGCTTGCCGGTGCCAGCAAGTTCGCGGTCGTCGATGACAACACGCCGTACGGCAAAGGCCTGGCCGACCTGGCCGCGGCCGAGATCAAGAAGGCCGGCAAGCCGGTGGCACTGCGCAAGTCGCTCGACGACAAGACCACCGACTTCAACACGCTGGTGCCCGAGCTCAAGGCGGCGGGCGTCGACGTGTTCGTCACCACCCTGGCCGACTTTCAGGTGGGTGCGCTGATCGAGCAGCTCGTCAAGGCGGAGCTCACCTCCATGGTGGTCATCGGGGGCGACATCAAGACGCCCAAGATGGCGCAGGCGGCGATGGGGGTACGCGGCGTGTATGCCACCTCGCCCATCGCCGATGCCATCGAGTTCCCCTCCGGCAGGCCCTTCCTGGACAAGTTCAACTCCGCTTTCAAGGGCAACCCGGTGTACGGCGCGCACTACGCCTACGACGCGACCTACGTGCTGGCGGCCGCCATGCGCCGCGCAGGGTCGGTCGACCCGAAAAAGCTGACGGCTCAACTCAAGGTCATTGACGCGCTCGCGCCCGTGACGAACAACATGCGCTTCCGCGAAGACGGCGAGCAGAAGTACGGTGCCGTGGGGGTCTACAAGGTGACCCGGGGTGCATGGGAGACCGTCACCCGCAGTGCCGACTGGTGA